In Mustela nigripes isolate SB6536 chromosome 2, MUSNIG.SB6536, whole genome shotgun sequence, a single window of DNA contains:
- the LOC132009963 gene encoding LOW QUALITY PROTEIN: heterogeneous nuclear ribonucleoprotein A1-like (The sequence of the model RefSeq protein was modified relative to this genomic sequence to represent the inferred CDS: deleted 1 base in 1 codon), translating into MSKSESPKEPEQLWKLFIGGLSFETTDESLRSHFEQWGTLTDCVVMRDLNTKHSRGFGFVTYATVEEVDAAMNARPHKVDGRVVEPKRVVSREDSQRPGAHLTEKKMFVGGIKEDTEEHHLRDYFEQYGKIEVIEIMTDRGSGKNRGFAFVTLDDHDSVDKIVIQKYHTVNGHNCEVRKALSKQEMASASSSQRGRSGSGNLGGGRGGGFGGNDNFGRGGNFSGRGGFGGSRGGGGYGGSGDGYNGFGNDGGYGGGGPGYSGGSRGYGNGRQDYGNQGSGYGRSGSYDSYNNGGGGGGYGGGSGSNFGGGGSYNDLGNYNHPSSNSGPMKGGNFGGRSSGPHGGGGQYFAKPRNQGGYGGSSSSSSYGSGRRF; encoded by the exons ATGTCtaagtcagagtctcccaaagagcctgaacagCTGTGGAAGCTCTTCATCGgaggtctgagctttgaaacaaccGATGAGAGTCTGAGGAGCCATTTTGAGCAATGGGGAACACTTACGGACTGTGTGGTAATGAGAGATCTGAACACCAAGCActccagaggctttgggtttgtcacatatgccactgtggaggaggtggatgcagccatgaatgcaaggccacacaaggtggatggaagagttgtggaaccaaagagggttgtctcaagagaagattctcaaagacctggtgcccacttaaCTGAGAAAAAGATGTTTGTtggtggcattaaagaagacactgaagaacatcatctaagagattattttgaacagtatgggaaaatcgaagtgattgagatcatgactgaccgaggcagtggcaaaaac aggggttttgcttttgtaacacttgatgaccatgattctgtagacaagattgtcattcaaaaataccatactgtgaatggccacaactgtgaagtaaggaaagcgctctctaagcaagagatggctagtgcttcatccagccaaagaggtcgaagtggttctggaaacttgggtggtggtcgtggaggtggttttggtgggaatgacaactttggtcgcggaggaaacttcagtggtcgaggtggctttggtggcagtcgaggtggtggtggatatggtggcagtggggatggctatAACGGATTTGGTAATGATGGTGGTTATGGAGGAGGCGGCCCTGGTTActctggaggaagcagaggctatGGAAATGGTCGACAGGATTATGGAAACCAGGGCAGTGGCTATGGCAGGAGTGGCAGCTATGACAGCTATAACAACGGAGGAGGCGGAGGCGGCTATGGCGGTGGTAGTGGAAGCAACTTTGGAGGTGGCGGAAGCTATAATGATTTGGGCAATTACAACCATCCGTCCTCAAATTCTGGACCCATGAAAGGAGgcaattttggaggcagaagctctggccctCATGGTGGTGGAGGCCAATACTTCGCCAAACCGCGAAACCAAGGTGGCTAtggtggttccagcagcagcagcagctatggcagtggcagaaggttttaa